One window from the genome of Paracoccus zhejiangensis encodes:
- a CDS encoding flagellar hook protein FlgE: MSMSSALNAGVSGLAAHSTKLATISDNIANSGTYGYKRVETDFESMVLNQSRSSGLYSAGGVHANSRRIIDQNGALVTTTNAMDIAIAGRGMLPVTSAVDLDNGFSDLPMLMCRTGSFRADADGIMRTDSGLVLMGWPARPDGTIPVVTRDTAGGLEPVRIETNQGSGDPTTAVSLGVNLPAQETAVGASGAPLTLQVEYFDNLGASESLNLTFIPDATAVAGRTNTWTVEVRDSASNPATNLLGTYQIIFDDSQGSGGNIASVTTLSGDPFNPATGEIMLNVAGGSIDLEIGIPGEITRLKQLSTSFAPTNITKDGSPVGNLTSVEIDENGFMRATYDTGFIKTLCQVPLVDVPNQNGLISLDSQTYMVSPTSGSFFLWDAGDGPTGSIKGYAMETSNTDVAAELTDLIQTQRAYSSNAKVIQTVDEMLQETTSIKR, from the coding sequence ATGTCGATGTCCTCCGCCCTCAATGCCGGCGTGTCCGGTCTGGCCGCACACTCGACCAAGCTCGCGACCATCTCTGACAATATCGCCAATTCGGGCACCTATGGCTACAAGCGGGTCGAAACCGACTTCGAGTCGATGGTGCTGAACCAGAGCCGCAGTTCCGGCCTCTATTCCGCCGGGGGCGTCCATGCCAATTCCCGCCGGATCATCGACCAGAACGGTGCGCTGGTCACCACCACCAATGCCATGGATATCGCCATCGCCGGCCGCGGGATGCTGCCGGTCACCTCGGCGGTGGATCTGGACAACGGCTTTTCCGATCTCCCGATGCTGATGTGCCGCACGGGCTCGTTCCGCGCGGATGCCGATGGCATCATGCGCACCGATTCCGGTTTGGTGCTGATGGGCTGGCCGGCACGGCCGGACGGCACGATCCCGGTGGTGACCCGTGATACTGCCGGCGGGCTGGAGCCGGTGCGGATCGAGACGAACCAGGGGTCCGGCGACCCGACAACCGCGGTCTCCCTGGGGGTGAACCTTCCCGCACAGGAAACAGCGGTGGGGGCCAGCGGCGCGCCGCTGACGCTGCAGGTCGAGTATTTCGACAACCTGGGCGCTTCCGAGTCGTTGAACCTGACCTTCATCCCCGATGCCACAGCCGTCGCCGGCCGGACGAACACATGGACGGTCGAGGTGCGGGATTCGGCCTCGAACCCGGCCACCAATCTTCTCGGGACCTATCAGATCATCTTCGACGACAGCCAGGGCTCCGGCGGCAACATCGCCTCGGTGACCACCCTGTCGGGCGACCCGTTCAACCCGGCGACCGGCGAGATCATGTTGAACGTCGCGGGGGGATCGATCGATCTGGAGATCGGCATTCCGGGCGAGATCACCCGCCTGAAACAGCTTTCGACCAGCTTCGCGCCGACCAACATCACCAAGGATGGCTCGCCCGTCGGTAACCTGACCTCGGTCGAGATCGACGAGAACGGCTTCATGCGCGCGACCTATGACACCGGCTTCATCAAGACGCTCTGCCAGGTTCCGCTGGTCGATGTCCCCAACCAGAACGGCCTGATCTCGCTCGATTCCCAGACCTACATGGTTTCGCCGACCTCCGGCTCGTTCTTCCTCTGGGATGCGGGTGATGGCCCGACCGGATCGATCAAGGGCTATGCGATGGAAACCTCGAACACCGATGTCGCCGCAGAGCTGACCGACCTGATCCAGACCCAGCGCGCCTATTCCTCGAATGCCAAGGTCATCCAGACCGTCGACGAGATGTTGCAGGAAACCACGAGTATCAAACGCTGA
- a CDS encoding flagellar motor protein MotB — translation MAGQDKKEKAKIIVRQMAGGGAEAHHGGAWKVAYADFVTAMMAFFLLMWLLNATTEQQRDGLADYFNASLARVPGASGDGSDIGVKLAVEVELASTPKASSFDSVARQVQNQLNGLGAESMQMKNLLKHVVTRMTDEGLVIELTDLTGEPLFIEDSDQPQPILRDLASVIAGAVNGLRNQIAVAGHVRSYPEALITSPVWALSAGRAEAVRDLLQRAGLGDQRIQRVTGYADRRNRDINPMAPENNRIEVILLR, via the coding sequence ATGGCCGGGCAGGACAAGAAGGAAAAGGCGAAGATCATCGTTCGCCAGATGGCCGGCGGTGGCGCCGAAGCTCATCATGGCGGCGCATGGAAAGTCGCCTATGCCGATTTCGTCACCGCGATGATGGCCTTCTTCCTGCTCATGTGGCTCCTGAACGCCACCACCGAGCAGCAGCGGGACGGGCTGGCCGACTATTTCAACGCCAGCCTTGCCCGCGTTCCCGGCGCTTCTGGTGACGGCTCGGATATCGGGGTGAAACTCGCCGTCGAGGTTGAGCTGGCGAGCACACCCAAGGCCTCGTCCTTCGATTCCGTGGCACGGCAGGTGCAGAACCAGCTGAACGGGCTGGGGGCGGAATCGATGCAGATGAAGAACCTTCTGAAACATGTCGTCACGCGGATGACCGACGAGGGGTTGGTCATAGAACTGACCGACCTGACAGGCGAGCCGCTGTTCATCGAGGACAGCGACCAGCCGCAGCCAATTCTGCGCGATCTGGCCAGCGTGATCGCGGGGGCGGTCAACGGCTTGCGCAACCAGATCGCGGTCGCGGGCCATGTCCGCTCCTATCCCGAGGCGCTGATCACCTCGCCGGTCTGGGCGCTGTCTGCTGGACGGGCCGAGGCGGTGCGCGATCTGCTGCAGCGCGCCGGTCTCGGCGATCAGCGGATCCAGCGGGTCACCGGTTATGCCGACCGTCGCAACCGCGACATCAACCCCATGGCACCCGAGAACAACCGGATCGAGGTGATTTTACTCAGATAG
- a CDS encoding ATP-binding cassette domain-containing protein, producing MIRIENLDLSLDGAPILQGIDTEIPASGLTAVIGPNGAGKSSLLHCLAGLVRPTQGRVLIDGIDIPAAKPAERARRVALLSQGSPALPRLTVGELVGFGRWPHHQGRPSPEDHRLVQASIDSFDLAPLAHRRLETLSGGQRQRAFVAMAHAQTTPWMLLDEPLAALDPRYARDIMDRLCTLSRPGPEARSIVVVLHDLAMAVRCADWVVSLKGGRLVQSAPRAEALTSRNLSDLFEAEILVDEVQGRPVAVLA from the coding sequence ATGATCCGCATCGAAAACCTTGACCTGAGCCTCGACGGCGCCCCGATCCTGCAGGGCATAGACACCGAGATCCCGGCAAGCGGGTTGACGGCGGTGATCGGCCCGAACGGCGCCGGCAAGTCCAGCCTGCTGCACTGCCTCGCCGGTCTCGTCCGGCCCACGCAGGGCCGCGTCCTCATCGACGGCATCGACATCCCGGCGGCGAAACCCGCCGAGCGCGCCCGCCGCGTCGCCCTCTTGAGCCAGGGCAGCCCGGCCCTGCCGCGCCTGACCGTCGGTGAACTGGTCGGCTTCGGCCGCTGGCCGCATCACCAGGGCCGACCCTCGCCCGAAGATCACCGCCTCGTTCAGGCCTCGATCGACAGCTTCGACCTTGCTCCGCTGGCCCATCGCCGTCTGGAAACCCTGTCCGGTGGCCAGCGCCAGCGCGCCTTCGTCGCCATGGCCCATGCCCAGACCACGCCCTGGATGCTGCTCGATGAACCGCTGGCGGCGCTCGACCCGCGCTATGCCCGCGACATCATGGACCGGCTCTGCACGCTGTCGCGCCCGGGTCCCGAGGCCCGCAGCATCGTCGTCGTCCTGCACGACCTCGCCATGGCCGTCCGCTGCGCCGATTGGGTGGTCAGCCTCAAGGGCGGGAGGCTGGTGCAATCCGCCCCCCGTGCCGAGGCCCTGACCAGCCGCAACCTGAGCGATCTCTTCGAAGCCGAGATCCTGGTCGACGAGGTTCAGGGGCGCCCCGTCGCGGTACTCGCCTGA
- the flgK gene encoding flagellar hook-associated protein FlgK, which translates to MSIARALSNALSGLAATARGTETIAANVANVMTPGYARREVALSTQVLDAGSGGVRIDGVRRMVNDALLSETRIALAARSEGDTLAAFFNQVEDAVGLPGDAGAISTALTQFESALIAASVRPDEDLRLANVVETAASLADRLNAASSTVQDARTQADISIGRQVMTLQTALEQVADLNRQIASFSSGGQDISALHDERQAVVDRIAEIVPMRSIPRDFDRIALFTAEGAVLLDGLEPARLSFAPVGVLTPGMQVGSGGVSGLIFNGDELSGETLRLFTGGSLGAAFAIRDSHAPQVQMELDALAHDLYRRFSDPAVDPSLASGQPGLFTDDGLAAAPPPALGLAGTIKINLAVLPDSGGALWRLRSGLQAGVPGPVGDGDLIVRLAQALNSVQAVAAPGPFTGRHDASGLAADLEARVASRRLSAEAEATRQGVRAANLSERLMAEGVDTDGEMQRLLQYEQAYAANARVIQAIDDMMNAILKV; encoded by the coding sequence ATGAGCATCGCAAGAGCCCTGTCAAACGCCCTGTCGGGACTGGCGGCGACGGCGCGCGGGACCGAAACCATCGCCGCCAACGTCGCCAATGTCATGACCCCCGGCTATGCGCGGCGCGAGGTTGCGCTCTCGACGCAGGTGCTGGATGCCGGCTCTGGCGGGGTTCGCATCGATGGTGTCCGGCGCATGGTCAACGATGCGCTGCTGTCCGAGACCCGGATTGCCCTCGCCGCGCGCAGTGAAGGTGACACGCTGGCAGCCTTCTTCAACCAGGTCGAGGATGCCGTGGGCCTGCCCGGCGATGCCGGCGCGATCAGCACGGCGCTCACCCAGTTTGAATCGGCGCTGATCGCCGCCTCGGTCCGACCCGACGAGGACCTGCGTCTAGCCAATGTGGTCGAGACCGCCGCCAGCCTCGCGGATCGATTGAATGCGGCGTCGAGCACGGTTCAGGACGCCCGCACCCAGGCCGACATCAGCATCGGCCGTCAGGTGATGACCCTGCAGACCGCGCTGGAACAAGTGGCCGACCTGAACCGGCAGATCGCGTCGTTCAGTTCCGGCGGACAGGATATCTCGGCGCTCCATGACGAACGCCAGGCGGTTGTCGACCGAATTGCCGAGATCGTGCCGATGCGCTCCATTCCGCGCGACTTCGACCGGATCGCGCTGTTCACCGCCGAGGGCGCTGTACTGCTGGACGGGCTAGAACCGGCGCGGCTGTCTTTTGCCCCGGTCGGTGTGCTGACGCCGGGAATGCAGGTCGGAAGTGGTGGTGTCAGCGGGCTGATTTTCAATGGCGACGAGTTATCGGGTGAAACGCTCAGGCTGTTTACCGGCGGATCACTGGGGGCCGCTTTCGCGATTCGCGACAGCCATGCGCCGCAGGTCCAGATGGAACTGGATGCACTGGCGCATGATCTCTATCGGCGCTTTTCCGATCCCGCGGTCGATCCCTCGCTGGCCTCGGGCCAGCCGGGACTCTTCACCGATGATGGTTTGGCGGCAGCTCCACCCCCTGCACTGGGCCTGGCAGGCACGATCAAGATCAATCTGGCAGTTCTGCCCGACTCCGGCGGTGCGCTTTGGCGTCTGCGCAGCGGGTTGCAGGCGGGCGTGCCCGGCCCGGTCGGTGATGGCGACCTGATCGTCCGGCTCGCCCAAGCGCTGAACTCCGTCCAGGCTGTCGCCGCGCCCGGTCCGTTTACAGGACGCCATGATGCGTCCGGGCTTGCCGCCGATCTCGAAGCGCGGGTGGCCAGCCGTCGCCTCTCGGCCGAGGCCGAGGCGACCCGTCAGGGCGTCCGGGCTGCGAACCTGAGTGAACGGTTGATGGCCGAGGGCGTGGATACGGACGGCGAAATGCAGCGTCTTCTGCAATACGAACAGGCCTATGCCGCCAATGCCCGGGTCATTCAGGCGATAGACGACATGATGAACGCGATCTTGAAGGTGTAA
- a CDS encoding flagellar basal body P-ring protein FlgI, giving the protein MLCASAVAAPVRIKDLAEFDGVRGNDLVGYGLIVGLDGTGDSLRNAPYTEDILAGLLERLGVNVGDKELRSKNVAAVVVTAELPPFARSGSRIDVNVAAIGDAKSLLGGTLVLTPLKAADGNVYAVAQGSVIAGGASAQGEAARVVEGVPTAGAIPVGARVEREVAFELATIQNIRIALRTPDFTTAGQVEAVINRALRREVATTLDSGTVQVDFRALGRVNPAHVLGQIENLEVRPDNRARVVIDHKSGTIVMGDRVRISRVAVSQGNLTLRVQEAPEAVQPNPFAAGETVVVPRSSAELRDEPGIGFAEVSGDSSLTEVIAGLNALGVRPRDMIDILKSIHAAGALHADLVIE; this is encoded by the coding sequence ATGCTCTGCGCGAGTGCCGTCGCGGCGCCGGTCCGGATCAAGGATCTGGCCGAGTTCGACGGTGTCAGGGGCAACGATCTCGTGGGCTATGGCCTGATCGTCGGCCTCGATGGCACCGGCGATAGCCTGCGCAATGCGCCCTATACCGAGGATATCCTGGCGGGGCTGCTGGAACGCCTGGGGGTGAACGTCGGCGACAAGGAGTTGCGCTCGAAGAACGTTGCGGCCGTGGTCGTGACCGCCGAACTTCCCCCCTTTGCGCGGTCGGGCAGCCGGATCGACGTGAACGTGGCGGCCATTGGCGATGCGAAAAGCCTGCTGGGCGGAACGCTGGTGCTGACGCCGCTGAAGGCCGCGGATGGCAATGTCTACGCGGTGGCGCAGGGCTCGGTGATCGCCGGGGGTGCCTCGGCGCAGGGCGAAGCCGCACGGGTGGTCGAGGGCGTGCCGACTGCCGGGGCGATCCCCGTCGGGGCGAGAGTCGAACGCGAGGTTGCCTTCGAACTCGCCACGATCCAGAATATTCGCATCGCACTCCGGACCCCGGATTTCACCACCGCGGGCCAGGTAGAGGCGGTGATCAACCGCGCCCTGCGCAGAGAGGTCGCGACCACGCTCGATTCCGGCACGGTGCAGGTCGATTTTCGTGCCCTCGGCAGGGTCAACCCCGCGCATGTGCTGGGCCAGATCGAAAATCTTGAGGTTCGGCCCGACAATCGCGCCCGGGTGGTGATCGACCACAAATCGGGAACCATTGTCATGGGCGACCGGGTGCGCATCTCGCGCGTGGCCGTGTCGCAGGGCAATCTGACCTTGCGGGTGCAGGAGGCGCCCGAGGCGGTGCAACCCAATCCCTTTGCCGCCGGCGAGACCGTGGTGGTGCCGCGCAGCTCGGCCGAGTTGCGAGACGAGCCCGGCATCGGCTTTGCCGAAGTCAGCGGTGACTCGTCCCTGACCGAGGTGATCGCCGGGTTGAACGCGTTGGGTGTTCGTCCGCGCGACATGATCGACATTCTGAAATCGATCCATGCCGCCGGTGCGCTTCATGCCGACCTGGTCATCGAATAG
- a CDS encoding iron chelate uptake ABC transporter family permease subunit, with the protein MADRRLLFLGLGLLVAATLYLLWGLRSPYGFILSLRATKLAALVVVGAAIGAATVMFQTVAANRLLTPGIVGFDAMFVLIQTLLVLLLGGIGYAALPQIPKFAIETLALAGAATLLFSAILRQGAGDMTRLVLTGVIFGILMRGLATFLQRILDPSEFAIVQSASVASFTAIDPVQLAFAAPLLAAALIAGHRLAPALDVAGLGRDRARALGVDHDRLVLKVLALIAGLVAVATALAGPMTFLGLLAASLAASLLNTHRHRLLLPGAAMLGALILVAGQFLFERLLGLQSTLSVIVEFLGGMVFLMLVLRRRAA; encoded by the coding sequence ATGGCTGATCGTCGGCTGCTTTTCCTGGGGCTCGGCCTTTTGGTCGCGGCGACCCTCTATCTCCTCTGGGGGCTGCGCAGCCCCTATGGCTTCATCCTGTCGCTCAGGGCCACGAAGCTGGCCGCGCTGGTCGTCGTTGGCGCGGCCATCGGTGCCGCCACGGTGATGTTCCAGACCGTCGCCGCCAACCGCCTGCTGACCCCTGGCATCGTCGGTTTCGACGCGATGTTCGTGCTGATCCAGACGCTGCTGGTGCTGCTCCTCGGCGGGATCGGCTATGCCGCCCTGCCGCAGATCCCGAAATTCGCCATCGAGACGCTGGCGCTGGCCGGTGCCGCCACGCTGCTCTTTAGCGCCATCCTGCGGCAAGGGGCGGGCGACATGACCCGGCTGGTGCTGACCGGCGTCATCTTCGGCATCCTCATGCGCGGGCTTGCGACCTTCCTGCAGCGCATCCTCGATCCGTCCGAGTTTGCCATTGTCCAAAGCGCCAGCGTCGCCAGCTTCACTGCCATCGACCCGGTGCAACTGGCCTTCGCCGCCCCGCTTCTGGCTGCCGCCCTGATCGCCGGCCACCGGCTGGCCCCGGCGCTGGACGTGGCCGGATTGGGGCGCGACCGCGCCCGTGCGCTGGGGGTAGATCATGACCGGCTGGTCTTGAAGGTGCTGGCCCTGATCGCCGGCCTTGTGGCGGTGGCGACCGCGCTGGCCGGGCCAATGACCTTTCTCGGGCTACTGGCGGCCAGCCTTGCCGCCAGCCTTCTGAACACGCATCGCCATCGCCTGCTGCTGCCCGGTGCCGCGATGCTGGGCGCACTGATCCTGGTCGCCGGGCAATTCCTGTTCGAGCGCCTCTTGGGCCTGCAATCCACCCTGTCCGTGATCGTCGAATTCCTCGGCGGCATGGTCTTCCTGATGCTCGTCTTGAGACGGAGGGCGGCATGA